The nucleotide window GGTCGCCACGACCAGGACCTGGATGACTCACCAGATGGCCCCGTCCACGGTGGCGCCGGTCCCAAGAAACGACGGCATGACCACAGGAACGTGCTGCCGAACAGGAGGATCGCTACCGACGCCACGGTCCTGAACCGAGCCATCCCCTTGCCCTCTTCGATCAAACACGCTGCTCGAGTTCAGCCTCGGACACCGCCGCAGACAGGACATGGGGGCAAGGTCTCGGCTCCGACGGGCCGTTGGGCCGCCGGAGTTGCTGCGGCGCGACCCCGACCGCTGCGGGCTCGGCCAGCCGGCTCGGCCTGATGGCCGGGGACTGCCGCGACCTGAACGCGGGTCGGACGGCCCCCGCAGGGCAGGACCTTTGCCACTGAAACGGTCAGGACGCCGAACCCAGACTGGCAGTCGAGCCCTGCTCGTAGGGACCGGTGAGCGATGGCAATGTCAGCGATCCAGCGACGGAGGCGCCTGTCCGCGGCCTTCGCGCCGCCACACGCCCCACTGACGAGCCCGGGCGGCGCCGGGGTGGTGACCGGCCTGCCGCTGCTGCTGCTCCGCAGCGAAGGCGTGGCGCTGCTGGTCATGGCGATCCTGCTCTACGGCAGGTACGGGCGGTCCTGGTGGCTGTTTGTCGCACTGCTGCCGGCACCCGACCTCGGCCTGCTCGGGAACCTGCGGAGCCGGCAGGCCGGCGCGGTGGCCTACGACCTGACCCACACCTACCTTCCCCCCACCACCCTTGCCTTGGTCGGGGTCCTCACCGAGTCCGGCCTTGCCGTCGCG belongs to Actinomycetota bacterium and includes:
- a CDS encoding DUF4260 domain-containing protein, with protein sequence MTGLPLLLLRSEGVALLVMAILLYGRYGRSWWLFVALLPAPDLGLLGNLRSRQAGAVAYDLTHTYLPPTTLALVGVLTESGLAVALALVWFAHIGMDRTLGLGLQYPDGSGRTHLSETRQRRNGAGPGGGPWTG